AACAGAGGAAAATGTGGTCAGGATCCTGAAAGAACTAAAGGAAGAAGGGATCGTTGGTACGCAGGGAAGAAAGATTATTATTCATGATGTAAAGGCATTGGTGGAGATGGCGCATTACCAGTGATGTGATCCCACCCGGCTTATTAGCTGATAGCATCCGGCATGTATTTAAAGAGGCTATGCAAACCTTCACTAAGAAAAATCCTCCCTAATTATTATTTTGCTGCAAAATCCAAAGAATGCTGAGAAAGATAAAAATAGTACTGTCCTTGTTAGTTTTTATCAGTGCTGCCGTACATGCGCAACAGTACAGTGGAAAGCTGAAGATTGAAAAATTAGTGGACACCAGCCAGAATAGTATTGGCCAGAAGATTGTTTATCCCCAGTTTAAAGATCCGAAGGTGACGATGTGTAAGATTACCTTTCCTCCCGGTGAGAATACGGGCTGGCATAAGCATTTGATCCCGGTGTTTTCATATGTGTTACAGGGAACATTGACGGTGGAGATAGAAGGGAAGGGTACTGTGGAGTATAAGGAGGGGAGTAGTTTTG
This window of the Chitinophaga sancti genome carries:
- a CDS encoding cupin domain-containing protein encodes the protein MLRKIKIVLSLLVFISAAVHAQQYSGKLKIEKLVDTSQNSIGQKIVYPQFKDPKVTMCKITFPPGENTGWHKHLIPVFSYVLQGTLTVEIEGKGTVEYKEGSSFVESYDTYHRGINKGNTDVVLFVVYLGGDGQRLAIKKQ